In Deinococcus maricopensis DSM 21211, one genomic interval encodes:
- a CDS encoding MFS transporter, protein MSTPASPVTAPQRALLLSNFLMWAGFFMVIPLVTVHYVDRLGWAAASIGAVLAARQLTQQGLTVLGGALADRFGPRGLILAGCLIRALGFAWMGFAGTFPVLLAASVLAGLGGSLFDAPKNAATTTLTPEPDRPRMFARMGVAGNLGMVTGPLIGGLLADVDFRIVAVAAGSVYVLAWAVLAATLPAMRPAANARGGLSALAVPLRDRRFLGFTALMSGYFLLSTQLNVAITLLAVHLGGVRAPSLVYALNAGLAVFLQLPLTRLAARHFPPRLVLVGGITLTALALGSVSFAHTLPALLASVTAFSLGTMLVFPTQQTLTADLARPGLYGSYFGVGALSLGVGGAVGNLIGGTLIDAGARLHLPALPWITLMLLGLLSAAGLLLAVKDPEQTQEA, encoded by the coding sequence GTGTCCACGCCCGCCTCGCCCGTCACCGCGCCGCAACGCGCCCTGCTGCTCTCGAACTTCCTGATGTGGGCCGGGTTCTTCATGGTCATCCCGCTCGTCACCGTGCACTACGTCGACCGCCTCGGCTGGGCCGCCGCGAGCATCGGCGCCGTGCTCGCCGCGCGGCAGCTCACGCAGCAGGGCCTCACGGTCCTCGGCGGTGCCCTCGCCGACCGCTTCGGCCCGCGCGGGCTGATCCTCGCCGGCTGTCTGATCCGCGCGCTGGGCTTCGCGTGGATGGGCTTCGCCGGGACGTTCCCGGTCCTGCTCGCCGCCAGCGTCCTCGCGGGCCTCGGCGGCAGCCTGTTCGACGCGCCCAAAAACGCCGCCACCACCACCCTCACGCCCGAACCGGACCGCCCACGCATGTTCGCCCGTATGGGCGTCGCCGGGAACCTCGGCATGGTCACCGGCCCCCTCATCGGCGGCCTCCTCGCGGACGTCGACTTCCGCATCGTCGCCGTCGCCGCCGGCAGCGTGTACGTCCTCGCGTGGGCCGTGCTCGCCGCGACCCTCCCCGCCATGCGCCCCGCCGCGAACGCCCGCGGCGGCCTCAGCGCCCTCGCCGTGCCCCTCCGCGACCGCCGCTTCCTCGGCTTCACGGCCCTCATGAGCGGCTACTTCCTGCTCAGCACGCAGCTGAACGTCGCCATCACGCTCCTCGCCGTGCACCTCGGCGGCGTCCGCGCGCCCAGCCTCGTGTACGCCCTGAACGCCGGCCTCGCCGTCTTCCTGCAGCTGCCCCTCACGCGCCTCGCCGCGCGGCACTTCCCGCCGCGCCTCGTGCTGGTCGGCGGCATTACCCTCACGGCCCTCGCGCTCGGCAGCGTCAGCTTCGCGCATACGCTTCCCGCCCTGCTGGCGAGCGTCACCGCGTTCAGTCTCGGCACCATGCTGGTGTTCCCCACGCAACAGACGCTCACCGCCGACCTCGCCCGCCCGGGCCTGTACGGCAGCTACTTCGGCGTGGGCGCCCTCAGCCTCGGCGTGGGCGGCGCCGTCGGGAACCTCATCGGCGGCACCCTCATCGACGCGGGCGCTCGCCTGCACCTCCCCGCCCTCCCGTGGATCACGCTGATGCTTCTGGGCCTCCTGAGCGCCGCCGGCCTGCTCCTTGCCGTGAAGGACCCTGAGCAGACCCAGGAGGCCTGA
- a CDS encoding MBL fold metallo-hydrolase, protein MTELVQLGAGAWAFLGAVNSGVLEDGVGGALIVDTGLDESHARKLLRAVASAGLTPRAVLNTHAHADHIGGNAFIVARFPNVEVFAPPVEDALIRHPELAPRVLFGARPPAALRGKFLLAPASPAVPLGAGEVTLAGVPVELRSVPGHAGAQVAVQFGEVLYAADALFGASALAKHPLTFCVDSAAQKASAAALGALAGVGVVLPGHGAPVPDVADLARVNLAAYARTTDAVRAAVQTPCTTDEALARVADAFGVVMRDMAGVVLNRAVVSAHLVELQEAGAVHADVRANRLVWVGA, encoded by the coding sequence ATGACGGAACTGGTGCAGTTGGGGGCGGGCGCGTGGGCGTTTCTGGGGGCCGTGAACAGCGGGGTGCTGGAGGACGGCGTGGGCGGCGCGCTCATTGTGGATACGGGCCTGGACGAGTCGCACGCGCGCAAGCTGCTGCGGGCCGTGGCGTCGGCGGGCCTGACGCCGCGCGCGGTGCTGAACACACACGCGCACGCGGACCACATCGGCGGGAATGCATTCATCGTGGCGCGCTTCCCGAACGTGGAGGTGTTCGCGCCGCCGGTGGAGGACGCGCTGATCCGGCATCCGGAGCTGGCACCGCGCGTGTTGTTCGGGGCGCGCCCGCCGGCGGCGCTGAGGGGGAAGTTCCTGCTGGCGCCCGCGAGTCCGGCGGTGCCGCTCGGGGCGGGTGAGGTGACGCTCGCGGGCGTGCCGGTGGAGTTGCGAAGCGTGCCGGGGCATGCGGGGGCGCAGGTCGCGGTGCAGTTCGGGGAGGTGCTGTACGCGGCGGACGCGCTGTTCGGCGCATCGGCGCTGGCGAAGCATCCGCTGACGTTCTGCGTGGACAGCGCCGCGCAGAAGGCGAGCGCGGCGGCGCTTGGGGCGTTGGCGGGTGTGGGGGTGGTGCTGCCCGGTCACGGCGCGCCGGTGCCGGACGTGGCGGACCTGGCGCGCGTGAACCTCGCCGCGTACGCGCGCACGACCGACGCGGTTCGCGCGGCGGTGCAGACGCCGTGCACGACCGATGAGGCGCTCGCGCGCGTCGCGGACGCGTTCGGGGTGGTCATGCGGGACATGGCGGGCGTCGTCCTGAACCGCGCGGTGGTGAGCGCGCACCTCGTGGAGTTGCAGGAGGCGGGCGCGGTTCACGCGGACGTGCGGGCGAACCGGCTCGTGTGGGTGGGAGCGTGA
- a CDS encoding Dps family protein has translation MTKGRKKSETSTASKKPTKSRAAARDEQDTDVIAAGTTNDLAENESGTQTDAAHMQEAFSQLVDHNYLDENGFNQVAETLQRNIATTISLYLKLKKFHWDIRGRFFRELHIAYDEFIAEIFPSIDEQAERLVMLGGSPVASPAEIARYSAVEVPSETIRDARTQLQQLLADFTRVARSYRDDSQTVDEAGDPATADMYNGILHVMDKTRWMIQAMLDDGRLD, from the coding sequence ATGACCAAAGGCCGCAAGAAGTCCGAGACGAGCACCGCCAGCAAGAAACCCACCAAGAGCCGCGCCGCCGCGCGTGACGAGCAGGACACCGACGTGATCGCGGCCGGCACCACGAATGACCTCGCGGAAAACGAGAGCGGCACGCAGACGGACGCCGCCCACATGCAGGAGGCGTTCTCGCAGCTGGTGGACCACAATTACCTTGACGAGAACGGCTTCAACCAGGTCGCGGAGACGCTGCAGCGCAACATCGCCACGACGATCAGCCTGTACCTGAAGCTCAAGAAGTTCCACTGGGACATCCGCGGGCGGTTCTTCCGGGAGTTGCACATCGCGTACGACGAGTTCATCGCGGAGATCTTCCCCAGCATTGACGAGCAGGCCGAACGCCTCGTGATGCTCGGCGGCAGCCCCGTGGCGTCCCCGGCGGAAATCGCGCGGTACAGCGCCGTCGAGGTGCCGAGCGAAACGATCCGCGACGCGCGCACGCAGCTGCAGCAGCTCCTCGCGGACTTCACGCGCGTGGCGCGCAGCTACCGCGACGACAGCCAGACGGTCGATGAGGCCGGCGACCCGGCCACGGCGGACATGTACAACGGCATCCTGCACGTCATGGACAAGACCCGCTGGATGATCCAGGCGATGCTCGACGACGGCCGCCTGGACTGA
- a CDS encoding DUF4385 domain-containing protein, with product MAGRAPGASRKFDYTLDYAHLDLRAHPELYRVGVGEQGVLLVEPYKSELLPHWRFRTPEVARESSEALYAMFLAYLDADDFVGADMARKFIQMGFTRARRYANHRGGRKYAGPVPDDKKGQSGAHGRAERPRDPEDPVKAEAARIFKAKWDEAKAHPKYVELQRAHRAKYG from the coding sequence GTGGCGGGCCGCGCGCCGGGCGCCTCGCGCAAGTTCGATTACACCCTGGACTACGCGCACCTCGACCTGCGCGCCCACCCGGAGCTGTACCGGGTGGGCGTCGGGGAGCAGGGGGTGCTGCTGGTCGAGCCGTACAAGAGTGAGCTGCTGCCGCACTGGCGCTTCCGCACGCCCGAGGTGGCGCGCGAAAGCAGCGAAGCGCTGTACGCGATGTTCCTCGCGTACCTGGACGCGGACGATTTCGTCGGGGCGGACATGGCGCGCAAATTCATCCAGATGGGCTTCACGCGCGCGCGGCGCTACGCGAACCACCGTGGCGGCCGGAAGTACGCGGGGCCCGTCCCGGACGACAAGAAGGGGCAGAGTGGCGCGCACGGCCGCGCGGAGCGGCCACGCGACCCGGAGGACCCCGTGAAGGCCGAGGCGGCGCGCATCTTCAAGGCGAAGTGGGACGAGGCGAAGGCGCACCCGAAGTACGTGGAGCTTCAGCGGGCGCACCGCGCGAAGTACGGCTAA
- a CDS encoding GNAT family N-acetyltransferase — protein MTVSDRLETPRLWLLPTSLDVVRARLTHDTFRMTLDGVPVHFPSAWPGDALALFPVLLRAQFTAGQYTLVDRASHEAVGQLGMKGGPDAAGHVEIGYGLTPDARGRGLATEAVGALCAHLLSQDVIRAVTAETTPENAASQRVLQKVGFRQTGARSEPDDGPLLQWTLARP, from the coding sequence ATGACTGTGTCCGACCGGCTGGAAACGCCGCGCCTGTGGCTGCTGCCCACCTCCCTGGACGTGGTGCGCGCGCGCCTCACGCACGACACGTTCCGCATGACGCTCGACGGCGTGCCCGTGCACTTCCCGAGCGCCTGGCCCGGCGACGCGCTCGCGCTGTTCCCGGTCCTGCTGCGCGCCCAGTTCACGGCCGGGCAGTACACGCTCGTGGACCGCGCGTCCCATGAGGCGGTCGGGCAGCTCGGCATGAAGGGCGGCCCGGACGCCGCCGGCCACGTGGAAATCGGGTACGGCCTGACCCCGGACGCGCGCGGACGTGGCCTCGCCACCGAAGCGGTCGGGGCGCTGTGCGCGCACCTGCTCTCCCAGGACGTCATCCGGGCCGTCACGGCGGAAACCACGCCGGAGAACGCCGCGTCGCAACGGGTCCTGCAGAAGGTCGGCTTCCGGCAGACGGGCGCGCGCAGCGAACCGGACGACGGACCGCTGCTGCAATGGACGCTGGCGCGCCCCTGA
- a CDS encoding metallophosphoesterase family protein gives MTETPPPLRLLLLADYVHPFVYREGFPQGVPNVDVVLVAGDVPGYYLEFIATKLPVPVLYVPGNHANEYVNEGDGRREPRGVTNVHGRVVTAAGLRVAGWGGVPKYREKGDGQYTDWQARWGLGVLGVRAGRAPIDVLLTHAPPLGPHAGSDHAHRGCPHITAFVRARRPRLVVHGHIHEYEGKKLEYTDEASGARVVNAYGYRVLELPARAADAQSAP, from the coding sequence ATGACCGAGACGCCCCCACCCTTACGACTGCTGCTGCTGGCTGATTACGTTCACCCGTTCGTGTACCGCGAGGGCTTCCCGCAGGGCGTCCCGAACGTGGACGTGGTGCTGGTGGCCGGTGACGTCCCCGGGTACTACCTGGAGTTCATCGCTACGAAGTTGCCGGTGCCGGTGCTGTACGTGCCCGGCAATCACGCGAACGAGTACGTGAACGAGGGGGACGGGCGGCGCGAGCCGCGCGGCGTCACGAACGTGCATGGCCGCGTCGTGACCGCCGCGGGCCTGCGCGTGGCCGGGTGGGGGGGCGTGCCGAAGTACCGCGAGAAGGGCGACGGGCAGTACACGGACTGGCAGGCCCGCTGGGGACTGGGGGTGTTGGGGGTGCGCGCGGGCCGCGCGCCCATCGATGTGCTGCTCACGCACGCGCCGCCGCTCGGGCCGCACGCGGGCAGCGACCACGCGCACCGCGGGTGCCCGCACATCACGGCGTTCGTGCGCGCCCGGCGGCCCCGCCTGGTCGTGCACGGCCACATTCACGAGTACGAGGGCAAGAAACTCGAGTACACCGATGAGGCCAGCGGCGCGCGCGTCGTGAACGCCTACGGGTACCGCGTGCTGGAATTGCCCGCTCGCGCCGCCGACGCGCAGTCCGCGCCCTGA
- a CDS encoding M3 family oligoendopeptidase, producing MTQPTERSLVDQTLALDPHLATWGAYQDRAQALLDAPLSAETVPEWVQAWSDLSADMGEARTSLSVYADLHTGDDDARTRLMTFLETVMPQAERLNQALKEKLLAVPDFTPAPDFAQAYRRFRDEADLFREANVELGVTHEAQMNRYGVITGNQKVHLNGEDLTVPQATQHLERPDRDARERAWRALADSKQGVAADLDALMLELLRTRRQLARNADLSDYRAYAWRELDRVDYTPQDCLDFHDAIRTEAVPLAATIVRDIAAALNLDTVRPWDYHRGALLDPHRREPLQPFSGGADLEDKAQRTFDALDAELGEQFRTLRTGYMDLESREGKMSHAYCAFFPRRAVPFVLMNVVGTANDVNVLMHETGHAFHGFASGQSQRLVWNTWSPIEFVEIPSMGMEFLTLDHMSHIYTPEERARVLTQQLQGLIVFLPWAAQMDAFQHWLYTEAPEDVSVADLDAKWLELDRAFHPWVDWDGLNMDHMRAKGWQYYHIFRAPFYYLEYAMCYLGALALWRGALDDAPAALARYKAALRLGNSVGVPDLYRAAGLEFRFDRAYLRGLMDFATAKLSDTTARH from the coding sequence ATGACACAACCGACCGAACGTTCGCTGGTGGACCAGACGCTCGCGCTCGACCCGCACCTCGCCACCTGGGGCGCGTACCAGGACCGCGCGCAGGCCCTGCTCGACGCGCCCCTCAGCGCCGAAACCGTGCCCGAGTGGGTGCAGGCGTGGAGTGACCTGAGTGCCGACATGGGCGAGGCCCGCACCAGCCTCAGCGTCTACGCTGACCTGCACACCGGCGATGACGACGCCCGCACGCGCCTCATGACCTTCCTCGAAACGGTCATGCCGCAGGCCGAACGCCTCAACCAGGCGCTCAAGGAAAAACTCCTCGCCGTGCCGGACTTCACGCCCGCGCCGGACTTCGCGCAGGCGTACCGCCGCTTCCGCGACGAAGCCGACCTGTTCCGCGAAGCGAACGTCGAGCTCGGCGTCACACACGAAGCGCAGATGAACCGCTACGGCGTCATCACCGGCAACCAGAAAGTGCACCTGAACGGCGAGGACCTCACCGTCCCGCAGGCCACGCAGCACCTCGAACGGCCCGACCGTGACGCCCGCGAGCGCGCCTGGCGCGCCCTCGCCGACAGCAAACAGGGCGTCGCCGCGGACCTCGACGCGCTGATGCTCGAGCTGCTCCGCACGCGCCGCCAGCTCGCCCGCAACGCCGACCTGAGCGACTACCGCGCGTACGCCTGGCGTGAACTCGACCGCGTCGACTACACCCCCCAAGACTGCCTCGACTTCCACGACGCCATCCGCACCGAAGCCGTCCCGCTCGCCGCGACTATTGTGCGGGACATCGCCGCCGCCCTGAACCTCGACACCGTCCGCCCCTGGGACTACCACCGCGGCGCGCTCCTCGACCCGCACCGCCGTGAACCGCTGCAACCCTTCAGCGGCGGCGCGGACCTCGAAGACAAGGCGCAGCGCACCTTCGACGCGCTCGACGCCGAACTCGGCGAGCAGTTCCGCACGCTCCGTACCGGCTACATGGACCTCGAGAGCCGCGAAGGCAAGATGAGCCACGCGTACTGCGCGTTCTTCCCGCGCCGCGCCGTCCCGTTCGTGCTCATGAACGTCGTCGGCACCGCCAACGACGTGAACGTCCTGATGCACGAAACCGGGCACGCCTTCCACGGCTTCGCGAGCGGCCAGTCGCAACGCCTCGTATGGAACACCTGGAGCCCCATCGAGTTCGTCGAAATTCCCAGCATGGGCATGGAGTTCCTGACGCTCGACCACATGAGCCACATCTACACACCCGAGGAGCGCGCGCGCGTCCTCACACAGCAACTCCAGGGGCTGATCGTGTTCCTGCCGTGGGCCGCGCAAATGGACGCCTTCCAGCACTGGCTGTACACCGAAGCGCCCGAAGACGTGAGCGTGGCGGACCTCGACGCGAAATGGCTGGAACTGGACCGCGCCTTCCACCCGTGGGTGGACTGGGACGGCCTGAACATGGACCACATGCGCGCCAAAGGCTGGCAGTACTACCACATCTTCCGCGCGCCCTTCTACTACCTCGAGTACGCGATGTGCTACCTCGGCGCGCTCGCGCTGTGGCGCGGCGCGCTCGACGACGCGCCCGCCGCCCTGGCCCGCTACAAGGCCGCGCTGCGCCTCGGCAACAGCGTCGGCGTGCCTGACCTGTACCGCGCCGCCGGCCTGGAGTTCCGCTTCGACCGCGCGTACCTGCGCGGCCTGATGGACTTCGCCACCGCCAAACTGAGCGACACCACCGCGCGCCACTGA
- a CDS encoding flavin reductase family protein → MGIPAHEFRQTLGRFASGVTVITADHGGERRGMTASAFLSVSLEPPLILVSVATTAQMHAVLDGVDRFGVSILHASQRALSNHFGGRPDSALDIPWMDHEGLPLISGAIAQLVCRKVQVVPAGDHTLFIGEVQYSRYTDDDPLVYFRGQYHELG, encoded by the coding sequence ATGGGCATTCCCGCGCATGAATTCCGTCAGACGCTCGGGCGTTTCGCGAGCGGCGTTACCGTCATCACCGCGGACCACGGGGGGGAGCGGCGCGGCATGACCGCGAGCGCGTTCCTGAGCGTGAGCCTGGAGCCGCCGCTGATTCTGGTGAGTGTCGCCACGACCGCACAGATGCACGCGGTGCTGGACGGCGTGGACCGCTTCGGGGTAAGCATCCTGCACGCCTCGCAGCGCGCGCTCAGCAACCACTTCGGTGGGCGCCCGGACAGCGCGCTGGACATCCCGTGGATGGACCACGAGGGCCTGCCGCTCATCAGCGGCGCGATTGCGCAGCTGGTGTGCCGCAAGGTGCAGGTGGTGCCCGCCGGGGATCACACGCTGTTCATCGGCGAGGTGCAGTACAGCCGCTACACGGACGATGACCCGCTGGTGTACTTCCGCGGGCAGTACCACGAGCTCGGGTGA